From the Bremerella alba genome, one window contains:
- a CDS encoding MoaD/ThiS family protein, whose translation MSVSVQIPYALRHECAGKSEVEVNAGSVQDALTDLKNHQPKLYRSVCDETGAVRKHINLYINETIIHRVDGLQKKLEPGDLLFIMTAVSGG comes from the coding sequence ATGTCTGTTTCCGTTCAAATACCGTACGCACTCCGGCACGAGTGCGCGGGCAAGTCCGAGGTAGAGGTTAACGCTGGCTCGGTTCAGGACGCCCTAACCGACCTGAAAAACCACCAGCCAAAACTCTATCGCAGTGTCTGCGACGAGACGGGAGCCGTTCGCAAACACATCAACTTGTATATCAATGAGACGATTATCCATCGAGTCGACGGGCTGCAGAAGAAGCTAGAACCAGGGGATCTTCTTTTCATTATGACCGCAGTATCAGGAGGCTGA